GTAGACCGCCATCTGGAAGCCCGTTACCACAAGCATGACCATCGCATCAAGGCACACGCCCACCACAAGGTCCGAGCTCAGGCGCCACGTGCCAAACGCCTGTGGCGCAAGGCGCGTGAGGGCCGTAACCGCCACGCCCACGAGTGCGCCCGCAAGAGTGGCTACCGGCACCATAACCGCAGCCAGGAGAAAGCGCGAACCCACCAGCTGCGCCCGCGTTGCGGGCAGGCACAGCCGGGCCTCCTGCCAGCCGTCGGCCTCATCAGCGTAAAAGAGCCCCGTCATGCCGCCTACCGCCAGAATTCCCGGCGCCATGCACGCGAACGTGTTCACGAGCATGGTGGCATCAAGGTTACGAACGCCGTCTGCGGATCCCAGGACCACCGGTATCGACACAATCAGCATCACCAGCAGCATGGACTTGAGGCTGGCACGAAGGTTTGACCTCATGTAGCACCAGTCGCAGTACAGATACGCCTTGCTCATCACAGGCTCCTTCCCAGGACGACCAGCCGCATCACGTCTTCTATCGCAGCACGGTCGCACACCATGTCGGGGTACGCGCGAACGAACGCAGCGCGGTCGGGCACCAGCACCTCGCTCGCACCGGCAAGCCCGTCTTCGCGCACGCGCAGTTCCCCGCGCGGCACAATCCCCTCGTCCAGCACGCGCTCCAGTTGGGCGGGCAGCAGCCGCGCCACGCCCATCACGTCGGTAAGCTCATCCTTCTCGGCCGAAAGGATTACCTGTCCCTCGTCCACAATCACGATGTAATCTGCCAGGCGCTCCAAATCGCCCGTGATGTGAGACGACACCAACACGGAGCAATCCGGATGCGCGGCCATGTGCTCGCGCAGCATCTGCAGCAGCTCGTCGCGAACGATGGGGTCAAGGCCAGCCGTGGGCTCATCCAGTACCAGCAGGTCCGCACCCGTGGCAAGACATGCCGCAAGCTGCAGCTTCATGCCTTGCCCGCGCGAGAGGTCGCCCACGCGCAACCCCGCCGAGACCGGCCGGTGCGCGCCCTCGGGTTGGTGCATGATGTCCATGCGGTCGAGAAGAGCCTCGAACGCGGCGTGGTCGAACGTCGGGTACGAAAGCGTGTACACGGTCGCTACCTCGCCAATCGTGAGATAGCCGGGATACGGGCACACGGCCGCGACCGTGGCCGTACGCATGCGCGCCCGAGCGTGCGCCTCCTGCCCCGCCGCAGTCACGTCTTGTCCAAACAGCACAACAGAGCCCCTGTCAGGCCTCGCCGTGCCAAGTGCCAGGCGCATGAGCGTCGTCTTGCCGGCACCGTTTCTTCCCACGAGTCCCACGACTGAGCCGCAGGGAACCGAAAGGCAGACATCCCGCACGGCAAAGTCGTCAAAGCCTTTTGCAACGTGGCGCAGCTCCAACGCTGCGGGTTCGCCGGACGGCTCCATGGTGCGGTACGGACGCCCCATGGTCGCCTCGCGTTCCTTCGTTACCGCGCCCATCGCTCCTCCTCCAGCTCGAGGTCGAGCATCTCGTGCAGCTCTTCCTTCCCGATGCCTGCCAGGCGTGCGTCCTCCACGGCCTTCGCGAGCGACGCCTCAACCTGCCGCAGGCGCTCCTCGCGCAGCAGCTCAAGGTTGTCCCCCGCCACGTAACTCCCCTTGCCGGGCACGGTACAGATGAAACCCTGGGCCTCAAGGTCCGCATACGCACGCTTTGTGGTGATTGCGCTTATGCGCAGCTCTGCTGCCAGTGCGCGGATTGATGGCAGCTGTTGGCCGGCCACAAGCTCGCCAGACATGATGAGCGAGCGAACTTGCGACGCCACCTGCTCGTAAATCGGCTTGTCCGAAGAGTTCGATATGACAATCTGCACGCGCGCCTCCCCTCTTTCACGAAACTTCCGCCCAAGCTCCCACGCGACCCCACAGGGTCGCAACCATTGTACTCAAGCGGGTATACTGTATATATCGTATATATACGCTATTGTCAATGGAGAAGCCTCGGACGTCGCACGTCGTACCCGACTCCGCTTGGGCACGCTCCTCGCGCCGCACCGTCCGCCAGTGCCGCAAGTCACAAAACGCGGGGCGAGAAGGACGCGACCACCGTGGCAGCACGTACTTCTCGCCCCGCGACACACAACGCTGTGGGCGCGAATCTTTACCTTGTCTGGAGTTAGATCTTTACCTTGTCTGGAGTCGGCTATTGCGCGCCGGGGCGACTGCCGAGCGAGGCGAGAAACGCCACCTCCGGCACAAGCACCATGACCGCCGCGCTGTCGCCGTTAAGGCTCCCTCCCATGCCAAGCGCCACAAGGGGGACCGCAAGGGTAACGAACAACACCCCAAGCGTCGCCTTTGCGCGGTCGTCAAGCCGTACGTCGGGACCAAGGAGCATGCGCGCGGTCATGAGCGGGAGCGACACCATGACCGCGACGCCGCACGCACACGCGATCGCACGCGCAACGGGACCCATGAGCTCGCACACCTGGAACGCCACCCCCAGCACCACGGCCGCGACCAGCACGCGAAGCGCCAGCCCAACGAGGGCCTCCATTGGGTCCTGTCCCTGTGAGCTCATGCTTCCCCCCCACGCAGGCATCGCACGTGGGCGTCGCAGCCCCGTTGCAGCCCCTAGAACTCCACGGTCTCCGCAGGCCTTCCCACCATGGAGCTAAAGCGGGCTGTCGCGTTCTTGAAGTACAGGACGATGGTGTTGTCGTCGTTCTCGTCATACATCTTGCGCAGCGCCGGGTAGGCGTCCAGCATGTGGCGCTTGGCCTCCACGCGATCGTCCGGCACGAGCTCGCCCGAGACGCGCCACCAGTCTCCGCCCTTGACGCCGCAGATCTCCGCCCTGGGGTTGGCCAGCAGCTGGCGGTAGACGTCCTTCTTCTTGCCGGTCTGGATGTAGAGCCTGCCCTCAAAGAGGTCGACCGTGCCAAACGGGCGAACGCGCGGCTGCCCGCCCTCCTCCGTCGCGAGGAAGTACGTGGGCGACTCGCTCTTGAAGAACCTGTACACGTCGTTGATGTCCGCCATGGCGAGCTCCAAACCTTGAGATATTCGTACTTCTCCTCTTACCCCAAGATCGCACCTTGTTTCCGGGAACGCGCCGAGTGGGCGGGCGAGAAGAGCCACCGACGCTCCGCAGCCGGCTCATGCGCAACAGATATGTATATCTACCTGCGCAAACGGATTACCAAAAATACCAAATTTGCCAAAATTCCCAAAAGTTGCAAAAGAAATCAAGGGAGCCGGATACCATATAGGTAGACCGAAACACTATAGAATTTGCGATTGGGGGACACATGGCCACTCTCGATAACCCGTTCACGCCCGGATTCGGACAAGTGCCACCCTTCATGGCAGGTCGCCGTTACGTAATAGAGAACATCGAGGACGCATTCGTAAACGGACCCGGCGACCCCAACCTGACGACCATCTTCACCGGTGCCAGAGGTACTGGAAAAACCACACTTCTCACCCTTCTTGCAGACGAGGCGGAGGAGCGTGGGTGGATTACCGCGCGCGTCTCATCGGTCCCCGGCATGCTCGAGGATATCCTTCAACAAGCTGCCAGATCTGGCTCGCACCTTCTTGCGCAGGAGCAGAAGGCGCGAATCAACTCTATCGGCATCGGTGGCGTTGCATCCTTGGGATGGGAGTACGCCGACCGCAATAATGCAGGTAAAAACTGGAGGTCCCGCCTGACCTCACTTTTGGACGAGCTGGAGCCACACGGTGTCGGCCTTGTCATCACAATCGACGAACTTCAATCCGAGTTCGACGAGATGGTGCAGCTCGCCTCCGTCTACCAGCACCTCATTGCAGAGGGCAGAAGAATCTCGCTCCTTGCAGCCGGTCTTCCCTACCAGGTGTCGCGCGTGCTTAACGACAAGTCAATATCCTTCCTCAGAAGAGCGGCTCGCCATCAGCTTACGCGCATTCCCGACAGCGACATCCGCGTCGCACTCAAAGAGACCATCGAAGCGGGAGGCAAGCAGATAACTGACGAGGCGCTGTTTGCCGCAACACGCGCAATCGACGGCTTCCCTTTCATGATGCAGCTGGTGGGATACCGTATGTGGCCAAAGAGCAACGGCAACCGCATTGACCTCAACGCCGCCAAAAGGGGCATCGAGGCGGCAAGGTACGAGATGCGGTCCAATATACTGGAGACCACCTACATGGAGCTTTCCGATGGCGACCTCGCCTTCGTGAAAGCGATGCTCCCAGACAAGGATGTAAGCTTGACCGCCGACATTGCAAATCGCATGGGCAAGAGCACGGGCTATGCGGCGCAGTACAGAAGACGTCTCCTCGAGGAAGGAGTCATCGGGGAGCGCGGACGTGGCAAGGTTGGTTTCGAGCTGCCGGGATGGCGCGACTTCGCCCTAGAGAAGCTCGAGGAAGAGGACTTCTAGGGAGAAGAGCAGGGTTCGACACCCCATCCGCCTCGGCATGAAGCAGCATCTCTAAACGCATATAAGGAATAGGGCTTCCCACCGTCACCACGAACGCTCGCGGCAATAAGGGGGAAGCCCTTCTCGTCCTACGTCTATGCTGCCATAATCAGTGAACGAGCGGCAGCGTAGAGTAGACACTTCTATCCCAAGAAACCGAAGAACGCGCCGACCACGCCGAGCACCATGGTACCGAGGATGAGCCACATCGGGTTAATCTTCTTGGAGAGCAGCCAGTAGTAGATCCAGAAGGCGCACATGC
This sequence is a window from Parafannyhessea umbonata. Protein-coding genes within it:
- a CDS encoding ABC-2 transporter permease yields the protein MSKAYLYCDWCYMRSNLRASLKSMLLVMLIVSIPVVLGSADGVRNLDATMLVNTFACMAPGILAVGGMTGLFYADEADGWQEARLCLPATRAQLVGSRFLLAAVMVPVATLAGALVGVAVTALTRLAPQAFGTWRLSSDLVVGVCLDAMVMLVVTGFQMAVYFAMGARRGRVMGLVPALMVVIALVGLTGSGVAMMDANGGPAMPSPFATALFVLAWLAGSVCAYLLALVVARRAFARREL
- a CDS encoding ABC transporter ATP-binding protein, producing MGAVTKEREATMGRPYRTMEPSGEPAALELRHVAKGFDDFAVRDVCLSVPCGSVVGLVGRNGAGKTTLMRLALGTARPDRGSVVLFGQDVTAAGQEAHARARMRTATVAAVCPYPGYLTIGEVATVYTLSYPTFDHAAFEALLDRMDIMHQPEGAHRPVSAGLRVGDLSRGQGMKLQLAACLATGADLLVLDEPTAGLDPIVRDELLQMLREHMAAHPDCSVLVSSHITGDLERLADYIVIVDEGQVILSAEKDELTDVMGVARLLPAQLERVLDEGIVPRGELRVREDGLAGASEVLVPDRAAFVRAYPDMVCDRAAIEDVMRLVVLGRSL
- a CDS encoding GntR family transcriptional regulator, with translation MQIVISNSSDKPIYEQVASQVRSLIMSGELVAGQQLPSIRALAAELRISAITTKRAYADLEAQGFICTVPGKGSYVAGDNLELLREERLRQVEASLAKAVEDARLAGIGKEELHEMLDLELEEERWAR
- a CDS encoding pyridoxamine 5'-phosphate oxidase family protein codes for the protein MADINDVYRFFKSESPTYFLATEEGGQPRVRPFGTVDLFEGRLYIQTGKKKDVYRQLLANPRAEICGVKGGDWWRVSGELVPDDRVEAKRHMLDAYPALRKMYDENDDNTIVLYFKNATARFSSMVGRPAETVEF
- a CDS encoding AAA family ATPase codes for the protein MATLDNPFTPGFGQVPPFMAGRRYVIENIEDAFVNGPGDPNLTTIFTGARGTGKTTLLTLLADEAEERGWITARVSSVPGMLEDILQQAARSGSHLLAQEQKARINSIGIGGVASLGWEYADRNNAGKNWRSRLTSLLDELEPHGVGLVITIDELQSEFDEMVQLASVYQHLIAEGRRISLLAAGLPYQVSRVLNDKSISFLRRAARHQLTRIPDSDIRVALKETIEAGGKQITDEALFAATRAIDGFPFMMQLVGYRMWPKSNGNRIDLNAAKRGIEAARYEMRSNILETTYMELSDGDLAFVKAMLPDKDVSLTADIANRMGKSTGYAAQYRRRLLEEGVIGERGRGKVGFELPGWRDFALEKLEEEDF